In Planctomycetia bacterium, one DNA window encodes the following:
- a CDS encoding zinc-ribbon domain containing protein, protein MEFADKTITCADCGADFIHSAEDQKRYAERGFTNEPRRCRECREKRKAAGPGGGGGGHRKGGHGGHGGGRGGHGGHGGHGGGHGGGSRGPREMHTAVCSNCGQSTQVPFKPMEGRPVYCRDCYQSMKGDQPRRGGGGGGGGSGGFSGGIDDY, encoded by the coding sequence ATGGAGTTCGCCGACAAAACCATCACGTGCGCCGACTGTGGCGCAGATTTCATCCACTCCGCCGAGGACCAGAAGCGCTATGCCGAACGAGGCTTCACCAACGAGCCGCGCCGCTGCCGCGAATGCCGCGAAAAACGCAAGGCGGCCGGACCGGGCGGCGGCGGCGGCGGGCACCGCAAGGGAGGCCACGGCGGTCACGGCGGCGGTCGTGGCGGTCATGGCGGACATGGCGGCCACGGTGGTGGTCATGGCGGCGGTTCGCGCGGACCGCGCGAGATGCACACGGCCGTTTGCTCAAATTGCGGCCAATCGACGCAGGTGCCCTTCAAGCCGATGGAAGGCCGACCCGTGTACTGCCGCGACTGTTATCAATCCATGAAGGGCGACCAGCCGCGCCGTGGGGGCGGAGGCGGGGGTGGCGGGAGCGGAGGGTTCAGCGGTGGAATCGACGATTATTGA